In the Armatimonadota bacterium genome, CATGACGAGCAACGTCGGTGCCCCGCAGCTCGACAAGGAGGTCGGCATCGGCTTCCGGGCCGCCGGCTACGACGAGACCGTCGACCGCGAGCGACAGTACGAGCGGATGCGGGAGCAGGTCATGGAGGAGCTGCGTCGGACGTTCCGGCCCGAGTTCCTCAACCGGCTGGACGAGATCATCGTCTTCCGGCCGCTCACCCACGAGCAGATCAAGGCCATCGTGGGGATCCTGATGGAACGCGTGCGGCGCGAACTGCGGGGCCAGAACATGGACCTGGAGCTGACGCCGGCCGCGCAGGAAGTGCTGGCGCGCGAAGGCTACGATCCGAAGTTCGGCGCGCGGCCGCTGCGCCGGGCCATTCAGCGGCTCATCGAGGATCCCCTGTCCGACGAGTTGCTGCGCGGGCAGTTCCGGCGCGGCGACGTCGTGGTCGTCGACGCCCGCGACGAGACCATCGTCTTCGAGCGGAAGCGCGAGCCGGCCCTGGCCGAATAGCCGCCGGCCGGCCCCGACGCCGGTGGACCCGGGCCCGCGGGCCCGGGTTCGTGTTTCTGGTCGGGGCATACGACCGGCCACCGGCCGATGACCGGAGAGGGGGCCCACAGTGGAGCGCAGTCGCTACGTCTGCCAGGCGTGCGGGCACACCTCCGCCAAGTGGCTGGGGCGGTGTCCGGGGTGCGGGGAATGGAACACGCTCACCGAGGAGGTGGTGCGGGCCGCGCCCCGGGCGGGCCGATCGCCGGTCGCCGCCGCGGAGCCGGTGTCGGTGGCCGCGGGCGATCTTGCGCAGGAGACGCGCACGAGCACCGGCCTGGCCGAGGTCGACCGGGTGCTGGGCGGAGGGCTCGTGGCGGGCTCCGTGGTGCTGGTGGGCGGCGACCCCGGCGTCGGGAAGTCGACCCTGCTGACGCTCATCGCGCACCGGCTGGCCCAGACGGGCCGGCCGGTCCTCTACGTGACTGCCGAGGAGTCGGTGCGCCAGACCCGCCTGCGGGCCGAGCGGCTGGGCGCCCTGGCCCCGACGCTGCTGCTGCTGGCCGAGACCGACCTCGACGCCATCGCCGAGACGGTGCGGCGGGTACGGCCGGCGGCGCTCGTCGTGGATTCGATCCAGACCGTGTACCGCGGCGATGTGGCCTCGGCGCCGGGCAGCGTCGCCCAGGTCCGCGAGTGCGCGGCCCTCCTGGTGCGCCTCGCGAAGGACGAGGGCGTGGCGACCTTCCTCGTCGGGCACGTCACCAAGGAAGGTGCGCTGGCCGGCCCCCGGGTGCTGGAGCACCTGGTGGACACCGTGCTGTACGTGGAGGGCGACCGCCACCACACCTACCGGGTGCTGCGGGCCACGAAGAACCGGTTCGGTCCCACCAACGAGATCGGGGTCTTCGAGATGACCCCCGCGGGGCTCGTCGAGGTCCTCAACCCCTCTGCGGCGTTCCTGTCGGAGCGTCCGGCGGGCACGCCGGGCTCCGCCGTGGTGTGCGCCATGGAGGGCACACGACCCATCCTGGTGGAGGTGCAGGCCCTGGTGACCCCAACGCACTTCGGCATGCCCCGGCGGACGGCGTCGGGCGTCGACTACAACCGGGTGGTGCTGCTCCTGGCGGTGCTGGAGCGGCGCGCGGGGCTGCGGCTGGCGGACCAGGACGTCTACGTCAGCGCCGCCGCCGGCCTGACCGTCGAAGAACCGGCGGCCGACCTCGGCATTGCGCTGGCGGTCGCCAGCAGCCTGCGCGACCGCGCGGTGGACCCACGGACGGTGCTCGTCGGCGAGGTGGGCCTGGCGGGCGAGGTGCGCACCGTCCCGCAGCTCGCCCGGCGGGTCGCCGAGGCCGCCCGGCTGGGGTTTGCGCGCGTCGTCGTGCCCGCGCGGGCGGCGGCCGACCTCGCCGTCGGCCTCGAGGTGGTCGGCGTTCGCGACCTTGGCGAGGCGCTTGGGGTCCTGCTCTAGCTCAGGTCAGGTGGAAGATGCCCAGCGTGGCGACCCGTTCGTGCTCCTTGCGCAGGATGGCGTCGAGGTCGAGGTCGAGCAGGCTGGCGGTGGCCGCCAGGTAGAACAGCGTCGTGCCGATCTCGGTCTCCACGATCTCGCGGCAGCGCTCGCACAGGGCACCGTCGACGTGCGTCTGCACCACGGATCGGACTTCCGCCAGGCTCATCTCGGCGGGGAAGCGCTGCTTGCCGGCCTTGATGGAGATGCACCCGCAGGTGGTGACACACTTGGCGATGGCGCGGTTCACGCGGGCGACCGACTCGGTGAGCTTGCTCTGGACGTCGAGGATGCTGCGGTGGCGGATCAGGTATTCTGAGACGGTGTGCTGGAAGGAGCCTTGACCGATCTCAGCCATCGTTGCCGCTCCTCGCAAGACGATCGCGCATATCGAGATGATAGCGGCCCCATTATAGAGACGGCGTTGCGTCGCTGTCAAACACTTGCCGTCGGGAACGTACGCAGGACTGCGACGCTCTCGGCGCGTCCGGACGGCGAGCTATGCGCGCATAACGCATATTGCCATCCCGGCGTGCGCTTCTCGCGCGGCGAAACGGTGTGCTATACTCTGGGCCACGAGCGGGTGCCACGGGAGGGGCCAGCGCGGCGCGTGCACGACGGCCCGAGGGGTGGCTCATGCGGGACAGCGTGATGCGGGCGGTCGGTGCCCTGCTGGGGGGCGTGGTGGGCTACCAGATCGCCGTGGTGGCGGGCGAGTACTGGCCATCGGTGGCTGCTGCGGGGTTCCGCCCGCAGGCCCTGGGGGTGATCGTCGGCGGGCTGGTCGGCCTGCTGGCGGTGCCGCCGCTCTCGCGGGCGTTCGTCGCGGCCATGGCGTGGGTGTTGCGCCCGCTGGAAGGCCTCTCGCTGCACGACCTGCTCCTGGGCGGGCTGGGCCTGGGGGTGGGCCTGATGCTGGCGCTGTTCGTGGGCTACCTGCTGGAGGGCATGCCCCTCATCGGGCCGTACGTACGGCTGGTCGCCGGCCTCGTGCTGGGCTACGTGGGGCTGCACGTCGCTCTGCAGCGGCGCGACGAGCTGGCGGGCATCCTACGGCGGCAGGGTGAGCGACCCGCCGGGGAGCGTCGCCCGGCGCGTCCCAAGCTCCTGGACACCAGCGTCATCATCGACGGGCGCATCGCCGACATCTGTCGCGCAGGATTTCTGGAAGGTCCGCTGCTGGTGCCGCGCTCGGTGCTGACGGAGTTGCAGCGGATCGCGGACTCCGCCGACAGCGTGCGGCGCAACCGGGGCCGGCGGGGTCTGGACATCCTCAACCGCCTGCGGCGGGAGCTGGAGTCGGTGCAGGTGATCGAGGACGTGGGGGACGCGCTGGACGTCGACGCACAGCTGATCGCCCTGGCCCGGGCCCACGACGCCTGGCTGGTCACCAACGACTTCAACCTGAGCAAGGTGGCGGAGCTGCAGGGCGTGCGCGCCCTCAACGTCAACGAGCTGGCCCAGGCCGTGCGACCGGCGGTCCTGCCCGGTGAGGAACTGACGGTGCAGGTCATCCGCGACGGGAAGGAAGCGGGCCAGGGGGTGGCGTTCCTGGACGACGGCACGATGATCGTCGTGGAAGGCGGCAAGCGCCTCATCGGCGAGACCTCCGAGGTCGTGGTCACCAGCGTGCTGCAGACGTCGGCGGGGCGCATGATCTTCGCGCGCCCCAAGTCGAGCGAACCCACAGGGTCCTCGTCGCTGCCCCGGCGGTGAGGCTGGCCTCGTCGCGCGCCCGTGCGTGAAGAGACCGCCGGCGCGGTCGTCGTGGCTGCCGGCGAGGGGGTGCGGCTGGGGGGATCCGTCCCCAAGCCGTTCCTGCCTCTGGATGGCGCCAGCGTGCTGGACCACGCGCTGGCGGCGTTCGTGGCGTGCCCGCGGATCGGCCCGATCGTCGTGGTGGTGGCGGCGGGGGTCGTCGACGAGGTGCGCGCCCGTCTCGCCGGTCGTGTCGCGGCCGTCGTCGCCGGCGGTCCCACGCGCCGTGCATCGGTCGCCGCGGGACTCGCCGCCCTGGAGGACGTCGCGTGGGTCGTGGTCCACGACGGCGTGCGTCCCTTCGTGACGACGGACCTGATCGAGCGCGTCCTGGCCGCGGCTGCCGCGACCGGTGCGGCGACGCCCGGGCTGGCCCTGACCGACACGGTGAAAGCCGTGGCGGGCGAGTGGGTGCGCCAGACCGTCGATCGTAGTGGGCTCGTGGCGGTGCAGACGCCCCAGGCGTTCCGCACGGCGCTGCTGCGCCGGGCGCATGCGGAGGTGCCGCTGGACGCGCCCGTCACCGACGACGCCGGCCTGGTCGAGCGGCTGGGCGTGCCGGTGCGCGTCGTGCCCGGTGATCCCGCGAACCTCAAGATCACCACCCAGGCGGACTACGAGCTGGCCCGGCGCTACGCAGCACGCGATCCCGGGGGGATGCGCGTCGGGGTGGGGACGGACGTGCATCGTCTGGTGCCCGACCGGCCGCTCGTGCTGGGCGGCGTGCGTATTCCCCACCCGCGCGGGCTCGATGGCCACTCTGACGCCGACGTGCTGACCCACGCCATCATCGACGCGCTGCTGGGTGCTGCGGCGCTCCCGGACATCGGCCGGCAGTTTCCTCCCGACGATCCGCAGTTCCGGGGCGCCGATAGCCTCGGCTTGCTGGCCCGGGTGGTCGACCAGCTGGGGGCCGCCGGATGGACCGTCATCAACGTCGACGCGGTGGTCTGCGCGCAGGCGCCCAGGCTGGCGCCCTACGTGGAGGCCATGCGCGACCGGCTGGCCGAAACGCTAGGGATCGCCCCCGCCCGCGTGGGCATCAAGGCCACGACCTGGGAGGGCCTGGACGCCGCCGGGCGGGGCGACGGCATCACGGCCCAGGCCGTGGCCCTCCTGCAACGACGCGGATGAGTCGCCAGCCGCCGCGGGGAGCGTCTCTCACCAGACGCCGTCCAGGCGCCGGTGCTCCCTCGCGCCGCGACGGGCCGGCGGTAGACGTGATCTTCGTCGAGCGGACGGCGCTGGCCGAGCCGGTCGTGGTGGAGCTGGCGCCGGGCGCGGGGATGCGCCCCGCGGGGTTCTGGCGCGACCGCGAGTTCTACACCGTGGTGCGCACCATGGCCGTCCGCCGCGAGCACGAGGCCGTCTACTATCGGGTGGTCACCGATCGCGGGGCGTTCGAGCTGCGGCGGGTGCGCCGCATGCATCCCCTCACGCTCCGGACCCACCGGGCGTGGGAGCTGTGTGCCGAGCTGGAGATGGTGCCCGTTGCCCGCCTGCCCTGACGCCGGCGAGGACGCCGACGGCCTGTGAGGGTGCGTCACGCGGCCGGCCAGGAGGGTTCCGCGCCGCCGGCCGCCCGTGCGTCCCCTTGTGGGCGGCGCCGGACGCCGGGTAGACTGATCACGCGAGGTGGGCCATGCCGCTGTACGTCTACAACTCGCTGACCCGCCGCAAGGAACT is a window encoding:
- a CDS encoding TRAM domain-containing protein yields the protein MRDSVMRAVGALLGGVVGYQIAVVAGEYWPSVAAAGFRPQALGVIVGGLVGLLAVPPLSRAFVAAMAWVLRPLEGLSLHDLLLGGLGLGVGLMLALFVGYLLEGMPLIGPYVRLVAGLVLGYVGLHVALQRRDELAGILRRQGERPAGERRPARPKLLDTSVIIDGRIADICRAGFLEGPLLVPRSVLTELQRIADSADSVRRNRGRRGLDILNRLRRELESVQVIEDVGDALDVDAQLIALARAHDAWLVTNDFNLSKVAELQGVRALNVNELAQAVRPAVLPGEELTVQVIRDGKEAGQGVAFLDDGTMIVVEGGKRLIGETSEVVVTSVLQTSAGRMIFARPKSSEPTGSSSLPRR
- a CDS encoding DUF1573 domain-containing protein; this translates as MAEIGQGSFQHTVSEYLIRHRSILDVQSKLTESVARVNRAIAKCVTTCGCISIKAGKQRFPAEMSLAEVRSVVQTHVDGALCERCREIVETEIGTTLFYLAATASLLDLDLDAILRKEHERVATLGIFHLT
- the ispD gene encoding 2-C-methyl-D-erythritol 4-phosphate cytidylyltransferase, coding for MREETAGAVVVAAGEGVRLGGSVPKPFLPLDGASVLDHALAAFVACPRIGPIVVVVAAGVVDEVRARLAGRVAAVVAGGPTRRASVAAGLAALEDVAWVVVHDGVRPFVTTDLIERVLAAAAATGAATPGLALTDTVKAVAGEWVRQTVDRSGLVAVQTPQAFRTALLRRAHAEVPLDAPVTDDAGLVERLGVPVRVVPGDPANLKITTQADYELARRYAARDPGGMRVGVGTDVHRLVPDRPLVLGGVRIPHPRGLDGHSDADVLTHAIIDALLGAAALPDIGRQFPPDDPQFRGADSLGLLARVVDQLGAAGWTVINVDAVVCAQAPRLAPYVEAMRDRLAETLGIAPARVGIKATTWEGLDAAGRGDGITAQAVALLQRRG
- the radA gene encoding DNA repair protein RadA; this encodes MERSRYVCQACGHTSAKWLGRCPGCGEWNTLTEEVVRAAPRAGRSPVAAAEPVSVAAGDLAQETRTSTGLAEVDRVLGGGLVAGSVVLVGGDPGVGKSTLLTLIAHRLAQTGRPVLYVTAEESVRQTRLRAERLGALAPTLLLLAETDLDAIAETVRRVRPAALVVDSIQTVYRGDVASAPGSVAQVRECAALLVRLAKDEGVATFLVGHVTKEGALAGPRVLEHLVDTVLYVEGDRHHTYRVLRATKNRFGPTNEIGVFEMTPAGLVEVLNPSAAFLSERPAGTPGSAVVCAMEGTRPILVEVQALVTPTHFGMPRRTASGVDYNRVVLLLAVLERRAGLRLADQDVYVSAAAGLTVEEPAADLGIALAVASSLRDRAVDPRTVLVGEVGLAGEVRTVPQLARRVAEAARLGFARVVVPARAAADLAVGLEVVGVRDLGEALGVLL